The DNA window TCGGTGACCCGCTCCGGATCGCCGACGACCATCAGGTAGTAAACGCGGCCCGTCGAGGTCGGCTTAGCCGGTTGAGTTTTCCCATCCGCATCTTTGGTGCCGCCGTTGTCCAAAGCGACGCCCGGAAGGTCGTTCGCCGTCGGAACAATCACCTCATAGAAGCCCTTGGGGCCAGCCGGGGAAAGGGCTTTTTCTACTGCTTCCTTGATCTTTTGCGCTTGGCCGCTGATCAGGTTGACGACGCGGGTTTCATACCGGCCGCCCATCCGTTCCATGACCTGGCGCATCGCGGCACTGAAGTTCTCGGCCGGAGTCACGATGTAGGTGTTGCCTACCTTGGCATAACGCAAGTTGGCGATGGCGGTGACATAAGTCAAGGCTTCGTCAAGCGAAACCCGGTTCAACGAAATCGTCACGCGGACCGGCTTGTCGTTCGGGCTCACTTCGGGCGAGCTCACGATGTTCACTCCCGATTGGATCGAAAGCGCTTTCAAAATTTGGATGATGTCCGTGCTGACAAAGTCCAGGCTCACCATCTGTGCGGCGGGGATCCCGGCTGTCACTGCCGCCGATTGGTTAGCAGAGGTTGTCTCCGTCCGGGTTTGATAAGAAGCCTGCGCCGTTTGGCTTTGGGCCAACGGGCTTCCCGGAACCGGGGTCGGGGCACCGGCTTCGCCGGGCATTGGCAGGGCGTCGCCGGTCGGCAATTTGGGAACCGCAGGCGTCTTGTCCGCAACGGGTTGGCTCACCGGCGCAACCGGTTTGGAAACTTTCGGCGCAACCGCCGGGGTTCCAAACTGGATTGCCCAACCACCCTTGGCCGCAACGACCGTGGGAGTGAACGCACCGTTTGTGCGGAAGGCCACGCGGACTTTGGGCGGATTGGCCGAATACCAACCGTAAGTGACGGTGGCCACTCCGGCGGAATCGACCGCAAAAGAGCCCTTGGCCGTGCGGAGGTTGGCCGCAAATTCGACGATCGTCGTCTTGCGGGCGGGAATGGCGATGACCGTCGGCTTCGCCAGATCTGTACCCTTCACCAAAACGGTGTGGGTGCCGTCGGAGCCCTTGTGAAAGGTCACCGACTGGATATCGGACCGTGCCTGGGCCAGGCTCGCCGTAGCGGCAAGGCCGAGGGCCACAATCCATGTGAGTGTCTTAGTCATTGCGTGCTTCCTCGTCAATCGTGAGCGTGTGCTCTTTTCCTTTGTGGGAGACCCGGACTTTGCCCTTTTCAATGGCAACGACCTTGGTGTCCCCGTCGATCGAACCGCCCAGCGGCACCAGTTTCTGGTTCCCCGAGCCATCTTCGAAAACTGCCATGGGCTTGGCGCCCAACAAAATCCCTTTCACCCGGTACATCGGTGTGGCAACCATCGGCGCACCCGCCGGGCCGGATTGGCCCGGGGCCGGCAGAGAACCCCTCATCGGATCCATCGGCTGATAGCCAGAGTTCGTGCCCGGGCGGACCGGTGCCTCAACCTTGGGGTTTTTCGGCGGTGTCGGTTGCGCCGGCGGCGGGGCCGGAACGTTCATTGCATAGGTGCTGGGAACCAAGAACGGATCCCGCGGCACAAACGGGGTTGCCGAGAGCGCCCCCGGATTCTCTGGGGTTGCACCCGTGGCGGTATCGGCCGTCGCCGCACCTTGGTCGCCGGTTGCCGGAACAGGGTTTGTGCCAGTTCCTTCCGGAGTGCCGCCCGTTGCCGGCAGAGACTTGCCGGTTTGCCCGGCCTCGGAGCCAGAATCGGTCGCTGCCCCAGCTTCGGCTGAACCAGTGGACCCGCCTTTGGGGGCCCTGTCGGTATGGGTCGATGCCACGACGCTGCCGCCGCCAGAACCGCCACCCATAAAACTAAACGCCCCGACGGCCACAAGGACCAAGCCTAGCGCCCCCAGGATGAGGATCTTCTTTTTGTCGTTGTTCATAGGGCACCTTCCTTTGAGGGTGTGTTCGTATGCAAGTCGGAGCTTTTCGCGCCGGGAGCCGGTGCCGCATGCGTGCCGGAACCGTTGCCGGTGCCCGGAGCCTGCGTGCCGGTGCCGTTTGGCGAGGTGCCGCTCGAGGTGGTGTCGTTCGGGGTGGTCGGCTGTTCCGATCCCGCCGCGCCATTGGCCGCACCCGGTTGCGCCGGAGTGTCCGAGACCTGGGCCGGGTCAACCGGCAGGCCGTTCTCATCCAGCTGCTGCTTGAAAACATAAGCCCGCAACCGGATCGTCGCATCCAGCAAACCGGTACCAGTTGCCTTCGCATCTTGCCGGGGTTGCATGGAAATTGTGCTCACCGCCAAAATCTTGGGGAATCCCTTCAAAGCCGAAATGAACTCCAACAGGGCGCGATAAGTCCCCTGGCCCGTGATGTCGATCTCAACGCTTTCGTAAGCTTCTTCGCCCTTCTTGGCCTTGGGGTCAACAGAGGCCTGCACGATAGGGCGGATTCCGGCGATCTTGACGTTCTTAGAAGCCCCGAGGGACTCCAGTTCCTTCAGCAAGGTCGGGATATAGGCCGTTTCCGGCAAAGATTTCTCCAGGTGATCCAACTCCATGCGGGCCGCTTGGAGATCCTGCTGGCTTTTGGCCAAATCGGCGTTCACTTGGTCGGCATCCGGCAACTTCGACCTCAAGTCGCTCAGCCGGGCTTCCGCCTCGGATCGCGCGCCGAACTGCCAGTAGGTCAATCCGCCACCGATCAAGATGACGACCAACGCCAACAAGATCACAGTCTTCAAAGAATCGTTTTTCATTTCTGCTTCACCTCTTTGGCATCGTCTTCTTGTTTGGTGCCCTTCATATCGGCGGTGACCTCGAATTCGACCAATTGGCCCTTTTCAGTCACCCGGGGCTGCGTGTATTTCAGTGTCGGGTGCTCCAATTCGCTGCAAAGGCCCAACCGGTATTGGAAGTCCCCGACGAACTCTTGCTTGGTGCTGACCCCATTAAACGTCACGACCATCGGGGTGGCGATATCCTGTTTGAAAGCCTTCACACTTGTCAGCCAGGTGTCGCCCGGGGTGTTGGTCGTCAAGTACGCCAAAACGTTTTCCCACTTGGTGGAATCCTTGCGGGCCGCGTTCAGGGTCTCGATTCGGGGCTGGTAAGCCTCCAACGCCTCCTGGTTCTTGTCCAACTCCTCAAGGGTCGGTTTCAGCTCGTCGGCCTTTTGTTGCAAGGCGACGGCCTCAAGGTTGAGCCGCGTCGTGTCCAAAAACAGCGTGACGGCGGCCAAAAAGAGCAAGGCGCCGAGGCCGCCCGTGCCCAAAATCGCAAACTGCACCTGCTTTTGCTGCGCCCGCGCAACCAGGCGCTGTTCTTGGATGAGGTTGATCGATGGCATGGTTCTAACTCCTTAAGCCGCCTTCATGAAGGCGCGCATGGCAAGTCCGGTGGCAACCGACCACTCCAGGCCTTTGCCTGGCGGCAAGTCGCCGATGGGGATGAATTTCGGGTTGTCGTAGATCCCGGTCGTGATCACTTCGGCGCCGAGCTTGCTCGACATGTATTCGCCAAGGCCGCGGAGCTTGGCGCCCCCGCCTGTCAGCAAAATGTGGGTCACGGGGTTCGATTTCGCCCCTTCCGCCTGTTGGGTCTGGAAGTAGCCGATCGACCGGCGGATCTCACGGGCCAAGTCGTCGACATGGCCTTGGACCACCTTCAGCGGCGGGTTGTCCGTCAGCGGGTTCGCCGCCAACGGCGTGAAATCAAGCTGCGATTTTCCGATCTCAGCCTGCTCATCATTCAGTTGGAAATAGCTCTTCAGGGCATCCGTCATCGCCTGGCCGGCGGCAACGATGGTCCGCGTCATCATGAACTTCCCGTCGCTGACCACGCTCACCGTGGTCGCGGCAGCCCCGACGTCCACAATCGCCACCGTCATGTTGTGCAAAACCGAATTCTCGTCGGCTTCAATCAAGCTCCGGTAGATCGCAAACGCCTCGATATCCACAATGTCGACTTCAAGGTCGGCACGCTCTACCGCGCGCTTCTTGCTTTCAACCACTTCCCGCGGGGCGGCGACGATCATCACGTCCAATTGGCCGTCTTCCGTCTCGCCCAGGATTTCAAATTCGATATAGCTGTCCTCAATCGAGGAAGGGACATAGTGGCCCGCTTCGTAGCGGATCGACTTTCGCAGCATTTGCGGTGTCATCTTTGCCGTCTTGATCATCCGCACAATCACCGATGCCCCAGAAACGGCGACAACGGCCGAAGAGGCCGAAATCTTGAACTCCCGCAAGGCACCTTTAATCGCAATGCCCACAACGTCCGGGTCGATCACCACGCCGTCTTTCACCGAATCGCTCGGCGTGGGGATCATCCCCTGGCGCGACACTTTCCAACCGTGGCCAACCTTTTCGAGTTGAACCAGGTTGATGGTCTTGTGGCCGATATCAATGCCCACGTAGCTGCGTTTTTTGAAGGGGTTAAGCGACATCGTCGATCTCCTCTTGGCCATGCTGGTTCAGCATCAGCCAGTCGTCCAAGTTCGGCTTGGGGAACCGCCACCGGCCATCGATCAAGATGCCGGGGATCTCGCCTTCTTCGGCGAGCTTCATCAAAGTGTCTTTGCCAATCCGGAGATAGGCGGCCGCCTCGCGGGCCGTCATCACCGTGTGCTGGCCAGCCATGATCGCCCGGAACATCCCGGACATCTGCTCTGCACTCAAAAAGAGCTCAAGCCGCACCACGTTGCCAGCAAGCACCGAAGCCGATGCCGGCGCCGGCAGGCCATCGGCACAGAACCCCAACTGAGGCACGCCGGAATTCGGCTGAAGGTCATAAGCGTCCGGTTGGACCGCGGCTTGCGGTTCCCCGTGGACTTTGCGGATCGCATCGGCAAAATTCATGCGGCGGCTCCAAAGTCGTTGGCAATCTCGTTGATCAAGAATCCATCGACAAACTTTTCTTTGCGGGCCATCGCCATCAACATCGCGTTGTCGGCCAGTTGGATCGCAACCCGGGGCGCCCCGTTGCTCAGCCGATGGATCTCATGGATCGCCTCCGGCGTGAACGGGCTCCGGTCACCAGAAAATCCGGCGACGCGCAGGCGGAACAGAATCAGTTCGCCGGTGTCCAAAATGTCCAGCGGTTTAATCAGGTGCTTCACCGCCAACCGCTGCTCCAGTGCCGGAACCTTTTTCAATTTCGGCAGCAACTCCTTTTGGCCCAGCAGAACCAGGCTCAACAGGAACTGGTCGTTCATCTGACAATTCAGCAGCAGGCGCAACTCTTCAAAACTGTTGCTCGAGCGAATCAAGTGCGCCTCGTCGATCATCAGAACAACGCGGCGACCCCGATCGTAATTCTCGATCAAGGTCAGGTGGAGCTGCTGAACAAGCACTTGGCGGTTGCGCGAAGTCGTCTCCACATCCAACTGGGAGAGGATCTCTTGCAGCATCTGGGTCGGGGTCAGGATCGGGTTGACAATGAGCACGATCCGGTATTGCACCGGGTCGAGCATCTCAAGCAGCTTCCGGCTGATCGTCGTCTTCCCAAGCCCGATCTCGCCGCAGAGCATCGCCGCCCCTTTGTTGCGGGCAATGGCGTAATGCAGCATCATCAACGCATCTTCGTGAGAGCGGCTCATATAGAGGAACCGCGGATCTGGCGTCAATGTGAATGGTGCTTCGTTAAGTCCCCAGTACTGCTCGTACATTCCGATAACCTTCTCCGGTCGATCTGACCCAGGTATTTCTATCGGCCCGACTCAATCGGATTCTTAGGGGGATGGATGAGGTTTGAGCCGCAACAACCTAGAAAATTCCTCGAATGCACCGTTGCGGCCCCGGCACGGATGCCGGATTCAATGGAAAGAAGGGGGCATTGAGTTCAGCGGTGGGCCGGTGGCGGCGAGCCCCGGATTCCTTTGTACTCGTTGCGGTACTTCTCAAGAAGCTCGTAATACTTCTTCCGTTGCGCTTCTGGCAACGAATCGATCGGGCCGGATTTGCCCGAAGGCTGCGTCAACATTGTGAACGTGCCGCCGGGAACCTCATAGACCCCAAAGTGGACCGTCAGCTCCACAGTCAGCTGCTGGGTGGCCGCCACGCCGTTCATTACCGGAGGCGTGTAGCCGCTATCCGGCGGGAACGCTTCCATCGATGCCTGCTGCATCGCCAAATCATCCAGCGATTGGAACTGGGTGAACGTAAAGGTTTGACCGCCAGAACTGTACGTGCGCTCCACCACATAACCTTCCCTCACACGGGCCCGCAAGTGGAAACTTGGAGGTTGGGCCTGCCCAAAGGTCAAAAACACCGAGGGCTCATGGTTCCACGCCACATCGGGGATCCCGCCCGGCAACGGCTCCAAGGCCTGCCTGTCCGGCCGGGGCCTCGGCTCGTTCGCCATCTGGGCATCAGAGTTCGCCACCGTGTCGGCAAACAACTTGCGGATTGCGGGCGGGGCCGTGAGCACGTCCACCGTCAGTCCTTCTGGAGAAAACACCTGCTTGCGCTGCTGGGGGCCCAACGCGGCATAGCTAAAGAGCAAGAAATCGCTCCACTCGTAAGGCTGGATGTAGCTGCTTTGGTCATATTGGCCGGTCAGCGAGAGCGCGGCCGGCACAAAGAGCATCGCCTGAACCCGCTGGCTCAGCGAACCCACGCCGTCCGCCAAGTCATCAAACGTGAGCCGGCCATTGGCCATGGCGCGCCGGGCCACCTGCGCAATGGCCGGGCGCGAGACCAGGAACTGATAGATCCAAGATGGCATCGGCTTGGAGATAACCAAACTGTTCCGTGACGGCTCCATCGCCCCAAAAGGAGATTGCATCAGCAGGGCCGCAAAGGCCTGGCCCGCGGTCACCTTTTCCAGGCCCGTCAGGGCCTGCGTCGGCATCAGCACCTCGCAAATCACCTCGTTGCCCGTTTGATCCGCCCCGAAATCGAAAATCCGGCTGACGACGCCAGAGAACGGCTCGTGCTCGTCCACATGGGCGAGCCATTCGATATCTTTCGCGACGGCTTCCGATGCAGCCCGATTCCCGCCAAACATGGCGTTGATCCGCCGGATCTCGTCCCGTTCATCCCCCGAGAGTTTCATCTCCTGGGTCAAATCTTTCGTCGCTTCCGCCACCCTTTCCTGCATGGAGGCAAACCCTTCCATGTCAAGACCCGTGAGTTGGGTTTGATAGGCCGCGATCCCTCCCCCATCTTTGTCATACATGCTGAAGGTAACCATGTACATATAAGGCATCCGGCGAATGGAAAGCGTCATGGCGGCCACCGGCCGCGCCAACCCGCCGGCTACGGCCTGCAACTGGCTCATCGGAAGCCGGTTGCTGTCCATCACCATCCCAAAGCTTTCCATGTTCTCCGTCGCTTCAACGACCTCGTTCCGGATCTGCATCGCGGCATTCAAACTTTGGAGCTCGGCGGCAGGCTTGCCTGGCCACGGGCGTTGCATCCGCGTTGGTTGGGTCGAGTACACCACCCGTTCAAAATCTCGGATCCCCAACAAGTTCTGCACCCCTACCCCTCGCAGTGCGACCGCTGCCGCAACCGCCGCCGGATCGAGGTTTGCGAAATCCGTCCACTTCTTGAAGTCCGGGCTCGAAGCGGAAAACGTTCCCGATTGCATCGCCTTTTGGATCCGCGCCAGTTCCGGGATTGCCTCTTCGATGTCAGCCCGGGTCGGCATTTTTGTCGGCTTGGAATCCAGCTCCTTTTGCAACCCCGGGCCATTCACCAACCCGACGGGTTGCACCGTTGGCGAAACCATCAGGGTCAGCGCCCCGTTTTTGTCCGAGACTTTGACCCCGGCCGCCTGTTCCAATAAATCGTAAAGCTCAGCGAATGTCCGGTTCTTCAAGTGAATGTAGACCATCCGGTCACGGACTTCCGGCACCACGAACACAGGTTTGCCAACCTCTTCGTGAAGCCAATCCGCCAACTGGTGCACCGGCATCACAGGGAACATAAAATCCCGCCGGACTTCCTGCACCGGGTGGAAGAGGAGTGTCGCAAGGATCGTTGTCAGCATCGATTTCACCCAGTGCCGGCCAGCCGCCGAGCCTATTGACTTATTACCGCGCGAACCCTCTCAGAGGTTCAGTTTTTTTCGACTTTCAGGGAGCTGAACTGGTCTCCTGTCAATCGGTAAACCGGTTGGATCAACAGCCGCGAATCGTAGAACGGACTCCGCTGGAAGAACCAGTCCAGCCGTGCCGACGGGTTTGCCGCAAATTGGGGATCCTTCAGAGCCTCTTCAAACGCCGCCTTTACCGCGGGGTCTTCGAGCATCTTTTTCGCGACCGGCTCCATGGCGTAAGCCTCCGCATATTCTTTCTGCTCAAAAAAGTTGTTGAAGAAGCCCCAGTTGGCGAAGCTCTCGCCCGACTGCGGTTCCAAAAGCTGGGCCGCCAACCTGACCAAAGGTTGCCCGACCGGGACGATCACGCTCCCCTCGGGGACGTCGACGGTGCGGCGGACTTCCACAACCTTGTAGCGGGGCATGGTGCGGCCCTCGAAAGTCTCCGTGCCCAGGGCGACATTTTCGAACCGGTAGGCGGTGAGTTCGACCCTGCCCGGCCGCGCGGGAACCATCACAATCTTGTGGAGAGCCAACCGCTCGATGACATCGGTCATCGGAGCCGGCACCAGCCAGCCTGCCGGCGCTTTGACCGTCAGCCCCGGTTCATATTGGTCGCGGATCACCGTCGGTGTATCCACCTTCTCCTTGGTCCAATGCGGGATCTCGCCCCCGCTCACCTCACTCTGATAAGGCGCAAACTTGAATCCCCGGAAGGTGAACGGCCGGGTCTTGCCGGAATTGCGCGCGGTCAACACAATGTCATCGCCTTCTTCCACTGCCTGCCCCAGCATGTCGGCCATCCGGCCCGCCTCCATCAGCGCCTGGCCATGCTTGCCAACCCATTCCAACGTCAGCCGGTTCGCTTCCAACGTAGCCATTACCCGGTCCCGGTAAGGCTTCAAAACATGGGTCTCAACCAACATCGAAGGCCGGTTACGGGCCGCCCAATATCCCGTCGAATACCGGATCCCAAACGTGCCCACGGTCAGCCCCCGCTCGGGGTGACGCTCGTCGAAGCCGCCGAAGTAAGGAGCGGTCAAGAACCCTGCCTTGTCCAACTTGGGCATCACGTCGTCGACGAAATTCTGCGAAACGGCGACCACCCGATCATCCATCGTCGGGTTC is part of the Armatimonadota bacterium genome and encodes:
- the pilO gene encoding type 4a pilus biogenesis protein PilO encodes the protein MKNDSLKTVILLALVVILIGGGLTYWQFGARSEAEARLSDLRSKLPDADQVNADLAKSQQDLQAARMELDHLEKSLPETAYIPTLLKELESLGASKNVKIAGIRPIVQASVDPKAKKGEEAYESVEIDITGQGTYRALLEFISALKGFPKILAVSTISMQPRQDAKATGTGLLDATIRLRAYVFKQQLDENGLPVDPAQVSDTPAQPGAANGAAGSEQPTTPNDTTSSGTSPNGTGTQAPGTGNGSGTHAAPAPGAKSSDLHTNTPSKEGAL
- the pilM gene encoding type IV pilus assembly protein PilM translates to MAKRRSTMSLNPFKKRSYVGIDIGHKTINLVQLEKVGHGWKVSRQGMIPTPSDSVKDGVVIDPDVVGIAIKGALREFKISASSAVVAVSGASVIVRMIKTAKMTPQMLRKSIRYEAGHYVPSSIEDSYIEFEILGETEDGQLDVMIVAAPREVVESKKRAVERADLEVDIVDIEAFAIYRSLIEADENSVLHNMTVAIVDVGAAATTVSVVSDGKFMMTRTIVAAGQAMTDALKSYFQLNDEQAEIGKSQLDFTPLAANPLTDNPPLKVVQGHVDDLAREIRRSIGYFQTQQAEGAKSNPVTHILLTGGGAKLRGLGEYMSSKLGAEVITTGIYDNPKFIPIGDLPPGKGLEWSVATGLAMRAFMKAA
- a CDS encoding helix-turn-helix domain-containing protein: MNFADAIRKVHGEPQAAVQPDAYDLQPNSGVPQLGFCADGLPAPASASVLAGNVVRLELFLSAEQMSGMFRAIMAGQHTVMTAREAAAYLRIGKDTLMKLAEEGEIPGILIDGRWRFPKPNLDDWLMLNQHGQEEIDDVA
- a CDS encoding AAA family ATPase, which gives rise to MYEQYWGLNEAPFTLTPDPRFLYMSRSHEDALMMLHYAIARNKGAAMLCGEIGLGKTTISRKLLEMLDPVQYRIVLIVNPILTPTQMLQEILSQLDVETTSRNRQVLVQQLHLTLIENYDRGRRVVLMIDEAHLIRSSNSFEELRLLLNCQMNDQFLLSLVLLGQKELLPKLKKVPALEQRLAVKHLIKPLDILDTGELILFRLRVAGFSGDRSPFTPEAIHEIHRLSNGAPRVAIQLADNAMLMAMARKEKFVDGFLINEIANDFGAAA